A portion of the Girardinichthys multiradiatus isolate DD_20200921_A chromosome 23, DD_fGirMul_XY1, whole genome shotgun sequence genome contains these proteins:
- the slc34a1b gene encoding sodium-dependent phosphate transport protein 2A: protein MHVVQHSSQPKVMLEEDRESGIGSSLDLTGSSEGYSEHPNHLFTVLSIKTSDRVHREKESSLHITAVSPGKIKQLLINLSKIPLLFILLFLFICSLDTLSSAFQLAGGKVAGDIFQDNAMLSNPVAGLVVGILVTVLVQSSSTSTSIVVSLVASGLLEVKLAVPVIMGSNIGTSVTNTMVAMMQAAERNEFQRAFAGATVHDCFNWLSVLVLLPLEVVSGMITQLSQRLVSVFRLQPGEEAPELLKVITEPVTKLIIQLDKCVITGIAMGNEGMRNRSLVKEWCQADTALSAANKSVENCGLSFDSSSTHVKCRHLFASTELSDLSVGLILLAASLVVLCTCLLLLVKLLNSILQGQVAKVIHKVINTDLPHPFGWLAGYIAMFVGAGVTFLVQSSSVFTSTMTPLVGIGVISLERAYPLTLGSNMGTTATALLAALASPGNKLAASIQIALCHLFFNVFGILLWYPVPFMRLPIRMANVLGERTAKYRWFAVLYLLLCFLLLPSLVLGLSLAGWRVMAGVGGPFLGVTIFIAAVNMMQAHSPRYLPTKLQTWDFLPKWMHSLKPLDRLITKATVCCSFSCEAGQNEEQGDEEPISPHTVSVRMQDEFASSQRKEQLTHSNPVLDCLEEIRPGVAVFKLKGLERCNSTPL from the exons ATGCATGTGGTTCAGCATTCCTCCCAGCCCAAAGTCATGCTGGAGGAGGACAGGGAGTCTGGGATCGGATCCTCCCTTGACCTCACAGGGAGCTCTGAGGGCTACAGTGAACATCCCAATCACCTTTTCACCGTACTGTCAATTAAAACGTCTGACAGAGTCCACAGAGAAAAAG AAAGCTCTCTGCACATCACAGCTGTGAGTCCAGGCAAGATCAAGCAGCTCCTTATCAACCTATCAAAGATCCCTCTTCTtttcatcctcctcttcctcttcattTGCTCTTTGGACACATTAAGCTCTGCCTTCCAGTTAGCAGGGG GTAAAGTGGCGGGGGACATTTTCCAGGACAATGCCATGCTTTCCAACCCTGTGGCAGGGCTGGTGGTGGGGATCTTAGTCACAGTCCTGGTTCAGAGCTCATCAACCTCCACCTCCATTGTTGTCAGTCTGGTGGCCTCAGGAT TGTTGGAGGTGAAGTTGGCCGTCCCAGTTATCATGGGCTCCAATATTGGAACCTCTGTCACCAACACCATGGTGGCCATGATGCAGGCTGCAGAGAGAAATGAGTTTCAACG GGCCTTTGCCGGAGCAACAGTCCATGACTGCTTTAACTGGCTGTCGGTCCTGGTGCTGTTGCCTCTGGAGGTGGTGAGCGGGATGATCACCCAGCTGTCCCAGCGGCTGGTCAGCGTCTTTAGACTGCAGCCTGGAGAGGAAGCACCTGAGCTACTGAAGGTTATTACTGAGCCGGTCACCAAGCTCATTATACAG CTGGACAAATGTGTGATCACAGGGATCGCTATGGGAAATGAGGGCATGAGGAACCGGAGCTTGGTGAAAGAGTGGTGCCAGGCTGACACAGCATTG TCTGCTGCCAATAAAAGTGTTGAAAACTGTGGTCTCAGTTTTGACTCATCGTCAACACATGTCAAGT GCCGACATTTGTTTGCATCCACAGAGCTGTCAGATCTCTCAGTGGGCCTGATTCTCCTGGCAGCCTCTCTGGTCGTCCTCTGCACATGTCTGCTGCTTCTGGTCAAACTGCTCAACTCTATTCTTCAAGGCCAAGTGGCAAAGGTCATCCATAAAGTCATTAACACAG ACCTGCCACATCCATTTGGATGGCTAGCAGGGTACATTGCCATGTTTGTTGGAGCAGGGGTTACATTTCTGGTCCAGAGTAGCTCCGTTTTCACCTCAACTATGACTCCACTAGTAG GAATTGGTGTCATCAGTCTGGAACGGGCCTATCCTCTCACACTGGGTTCCAACATGGGCACCACTGCTACAGCCTTACTGGCAGCTCTGGCCAGTCCTGGGAACAAACTAGCAGCCTCCATTcag ATTGCTCTTTGTCACCTCTTCTTCAATGTTTTTGGCATCCTGCTGTGGTATCCTGTTCCATTCATGCGTCTGCCCATAAGGATGGCTAATGTTCTGGGTGAACGCACTGCCAAATACCGCTGGTTTGCAGTCCTGTACCTCCTCCTCTGTTTCCTGCTCCTTCCTTCCCTGGTACTGGGCCTCTCGCTGGCCGGCTGGCGGGTGATGGCTGGAGTCGGGGGTCCTTTTTTGGGTGTCACTATCTTCATTGCTGCAGTAAATATGATGCAGGCTCACAGTCCCCGGTATCTACCCACTAAACTCCAGACCTGGGACTTCCTGCCCAAGTGGATGCATTCTCTCAAACCCCTTGACCGCTTGATCACCAAGGCAACTGTCTGCTGCAGCTTCAGTTGTGAGGCGGGTCAGAACGAAGAGCAGGGGGACGAAGAGCCGATCTCACCGCACACAGTGTCTGTCAGAATGCAGGATGAGTTCGCTTCGTCTCAGAGGAAAGAACAGCTGACTCACAGTAACCCAGTTCTGGACTGCTTGGAAGAGATCAGACCAGGTGTggcagtttttaaattaaaaggcTTGGAGAGGTGCAACAGTACTCCACTGTAg